A window from Capsicum annuum cultivar UCD-10X-F1 unplaced genomic scaffold, UCD10Xv1.1 ctg3909, whole genome shotgun sequence encodes these proteins:
- the LOC107855243 gene encoding polyubiquitin 12 (The sequence of the model RefSeq protein was modified relative to this genomic sequence to represent the inferred CDS: added 55 bases not found in genome assembly): MASSSKRKRIADEAKKEEEMTIYLKVIKTVALKVKESDSIGNVKALLHDKEGIPECLQQLVSKGVELRDEQKLVDCHIIKNSTLDAYVEDSVPKMLLVKRPFPEGTVTVYSRINDTIRDIKSRIGAKEKINMDTFSLFHENNFLEDDKTVGFYNIDSGSTIDMVFNPIHKLFISVVMPKPEIIKIEIYFASTVSGIKKIIESKVGCSMDDMDLYLGNQRLEDSKKLLDQCNIEVDTIFQVKRKKIQILIKKWSGESIMLYVDRYELVENVKVMLVEKVGIPVDKQKLSYQGKLLDDSRDLASYNIGWHSIVYSGCYLH; this comes from the coding sequence AGATGACTATATACTTGAAGGTCATTAAAACTGTTGCTTTAAAAGTTAAGGAATCAGATAGTATTGGAAACGTCAAAGCTTTACTACATGATAAGGAGGGCATACCGGAATGTCTTCAGCAGCTAGTTTCAAAAGGTGTTGAGCTTAGGGACGAACAGAAATTAGTCGATTGCCACATTATCAAGAACTCCACCCTTGATGCTTATGTTGAAGATTCAGTCCCAAAGATGTTATTGGTGAAGAGACCCTTTCCTGAAGGTACAGTTACAGTTTATTCAAGGATTAATGATACTATCCGTGACATCAAATCTAGGATTGGGGCCAAAGAGAAAATAAACATGGACACATTCTCTCTTTtccatgaaaataattttcttgaagATGACAAAACCGTAGGTTTTTACAATATCGATAGTGGATCAACTATTGATATGGTTTTCAATCCTATACACAAGTTGTTTATTTCTGTGGTAATGCCAAAAcctgaaattataaaaatagaaatCTATTTTGCCTCAACTGTTTCTggcattaaaaaaattatagagagCAAAGTTGGCTGTTCAATGGATGATATGGATCTGTATTTGGGAAATCAGCGACTGGAAGATTCGAAGAAACTATTAGATCAGTGTAATATTGAGGTAGACACCATCTTTCAGGTGAAGCGTAAAAAAATACAGATCCTTATCAAAAAATGGAGTGGTGAAAGCATAATGCTATACGTGGACAGGTACGAGTTGGTGGAGAATGTGAAGGTGATGCTTGTAGAAAAGGTAGGAATACCAGTTGATAAGCAAAAGCTTTCGTATCAGGGGAAACTATTAGATGATTCTCGGGATTTAGCTAGCTACAATATCGGATGGCACTCAATTGTCTACTCTGGATGTTATTTGCATTAA